The Lolium rigidum isolate FL_2022 chromosome 2, APGP_CSIRO_Lrig_0.1, whole genome shotgun sequence genomic interval GCATTAAAAGAAGCAGCATGGAAGATAAGATTCAAACTGTTCCCTCAACCAGTATAACATGATCCATATTCTTACAGAATTCAAGCAAACGAAAAACAGGTGTTAAATCTGTGTAATAGCAACCAATTAAGTACCAAATACATGAGCTGATGAGACACCTATTACCAACAGAGCCACTTGAACTAGAAGCACTGATCTACTGAAGGACACAAGAGACCCAATCGTATTTTCAGGAAAATAAATTCCACTTGTCTGTAGAGACTTCAATACAAGTGGCACTGCAGAAAGTAAACTAATAAGGGGTACTGCATTATAACTCAACAGCACATTTGCTGATAAAACAGACATGGTAGATTACTAGTACAGTAAGTTTGGCAACAAGCTTCATAACATTACATCCGCCCCAAAATATAATCCTTTTTAGAAAGCTagtttagctttctaaaaaggcttatattttagAACGGAGGTAGTAATTGACATCCAACATATGCATAACAAGATAAGAAGTTTGGCAACACAAGCTTCATAGATGATTGACATCCCACGTATGCATAACATGATATGAAGTTGGCATTGCGGATTCTAATTTATCAATCAAAAATCAGAAAAGACATATACATCGAACATCATATGCAAAATTTGGCATAACCAATCAGGCCACTGCTAGAACTGGCAAAGGGAAAAAAACAGCACCCACTGAAGCATAATTTAAACAATACCCAAACATAAACTTTTGTTTGCCAATTTTATCTAAGCAGAATGATAATACAGCTTTAGGAACACCACAAAATCTTCTCTAGACAGCCTGCCAAACATTCCAATTTCAAGCTATAACTAAGTATGACAGTCATGACTGGGATACCTATTTCAAGTAGCAACATCAACATATGCAGCCTTGCCAACATAAAGCGGATAAAGTAACTCCTTGGTCCTTATCACCTTCAATGAAGATCTCACTTATTGACATATCCTTCTTTGCGACCCTCGAAACCAGGGCGCATAAGCTTCTTCTCACGCTTCTCAATTTTGCGCGCCTTCTTCTCCTGTGCCCGCTCCCGGATGTTCTCCGTCCGTGCACTctgcttctccttcctcttgctgTCCACAGTCTTCTGCCTGTCCTTCCACTGCTCCGCAGCCTTCTCCTGcctcttcttatccttcttcatgcTCTGCCTAATCAACGTTGGGTTATCGTGCACCTTCTCCCCAGCAGCACGTCTTGTTGCCAAATCCCAGGCCATCTTGGTAGCCTTCTTAGGATCTTCCTTCGCCCTCTGCATCCGCttagcctgctccagctccttcttcttgttcttgatcttcctcttcttcctccgcctcgcaTCCTTTGGATCAACCAACACATTGCCATACACGATATCTGGAGCCTTCCCGTCCGCCTCCTTCTTGTGCTTCTTCCCATCCTTACCCTCTGCGTCATCAGCGTCCTCACGCTTGCGCTTTGTACCCTCGTCCTTCCCATTCTTCACTTTAGAACCCTTCACCTTCTTGCTCTTCTCCTTCTGGGGCTTATTCAGGAACTCCGGCCTGGTGCACCGGTTCCCACGGAGCTCCGTGATGCGGCGATGAAGCCGCTCCCGAAGCTCCTCGTAAGTCACCGACCGGTCTTCGGAAACAACTGCTGCCGGGGCCATCAGCATCTCCTCCTTCTCAccatcatcctcctcttcctcctcggcaTCATCGTTGCCATCATCGTCGCCCTCCGTGGTTGCCTCGTCCCCGGTCTCCTGGATTTCGTCTTGCGACttatcctgctcctcctcctcctcctcttcctcctctgcctcttggTCGGCGACGGACTTCTTGAGGAGGTCAAGGGTGGAGGAAGGCGGCCCCGCGGGGTCGAGGCGGGCTCGGCGGGCAGCCTTGATGTTGGCGCGGGACTGAGCCTTCATGGCCGCCTTGGCGGACTTGGAGAGCCCCTGGTAGTAGGGGcgatcctcgtcgtcgacggagAGGTAGAAGCGCGGGGGGATAAGCTGGACGAGGGCGTCGAAGAATAGGGCGTGCCCTTGGACACCGTCGCAGTTGGCCGCTGCCTCTAGGAGCTCGGCGGGCTTCGCGCTGGCGACGGCGGAATCGTTGTCGGCCgcctcagcggcggcggcggagggcgaggGTTTCCTGGCCattgcggctagggtttggagggTTTCGGAGATGGAGGAGCTGCTGTCCGTGGCCTCCGACTCTCTTAGCACATATATTGTGGTTCCCCATTGTGGTATAAGTTTGATGGGCCAGAATGGGCCTCCAACAGGCTTTCCATTAATAATTCTTAAGCAGGCCTTTCGTTATCACCCTTGTCAAAAAATTGGATCCCGATCTCGATTCCCCCATCGTCTCCCACCGGAGTTGATCCTTCACGGCATCTCCTCCTCCCGCAGCCAGCTCCCCATCCCCACCGGAATTGATTCTCCCCGGCAATCTCCTCCGCCAGCCAGCTCCTCCCCCAGGAAGAATCGATCCTCCCCATCAAGGAGGCGCGCGTGGCCCAGCTCGCCACACGATCCACgcgtgcgcctccagctccgatcGATCCACGGGCGCGTCCCCAACTCCATGTCCATCGATCGATCCGCCGAGCTCGTTCACCTCCAGGGTGATCACCCAGCTGTACTACAGGTCCGATACATCCATTGGCTCGTTGCCCAGCTGCACTCCAGCTCCGATCGATCGACGGGGGCGTCGCCCAGCTGCACTCCAGGTCGCCCAGCTCGCTGCTGCAGTTCCCTGAAGCTGGCCGCCGTCCAATTGCCAGAAGCTGGCCGCCGTCCAATTGCCAGAAGCTCGCCTAGCAAGTGGTTGAGATGATCACATCACGCCTCTCCTTTTGGGTGAAGAGATCGCTGCTTGGGTTGAACTGCGAACCATTCTTGCCAGGGCTTACCACTGCAAACATTAAAGCATTGGAGAAGTCAGATTCAGTGCAGTTTTCAATTGATACTTGAGGATTCAGAGCACAATGATTCTTACGAGGTAGACAAGGAAAGGCAGGAGCGGGTATGGTAGTGAGAAGCGTAGGTTCTTGGTGCTTCACTCCAGCTCCTTGTACACATTCTCGGTGATCTGCATCCACAAGGGTACATCAGTTGTAAGCAATTAAGCATGGTTATGGATTTAAGGATTTGGCACTCAATGCTCACCAATACTTTTGTGTCCCTGTGTCAATATAGAAGAAGACATACCTCTTTCACATGCTTTCAAGGCCACTGAAGTTGAGATTTGCTTCGCCGTGGTAATCCATCACGTCATTTTGTAGCTCTCCAGTGGATCTTTCAAGCCTATAGCAATAGCTCCAGCTGCGACAGCCTTCCGCTGATGACATTCAGCGGATTCACCAAGTTCTCTACTTGCTTCTTCATGCAGTTCTCAAACTCCAGAAGCTTAAGTTTTGGGGCTACATTTAACTGCAAGTAGCAGTCAGTTTAGTACCAACCATTGTAACTCAGAAAAAGATATTTGTTCATCAGCTCACGATATGGCATAGGAGCAAGCCTCAGTACACTCAAACAGAAAAATGAATTGGAATGATAAAACATACAGTAGCACCAGCTTACAGAAAAATAAACAATTGTTGTCATGTGCTGAAACAATTGTTCATGTTCTGGCATCTTTAACTTGAAAAGTAAACATGGAGTAGATTGTAAAGCATTCGCATTCGAGCATTCGTAAAGCACAGAAATGTACTGCAGTCATTACTTATGTGTAGCAACCAAGAAGTATTTCTGAATGCACTATCAGTTTTAGGCTAGGCATGTGACAAATGAGCAGCTCGGCATCTCTTACTGACAAAAGAATATCCATGTGATGCAGCTAGGCATGTTTGTTCCAAGTTCCATGTTTCACATGATAAATGAGCAGCTCGGTTCATAACCATGTTATGCAGCCTGTTGATGCTGTTCCTAAACAGAATTGCAATGAAATCTATGCAGGGAGGGAAGGCCGGCAACATACCCTTGTGGCACCTGTACTTGAATTTCACTGCGGGCTCGCCTGGGTGCATCCATGCCCGTCGATGCAGGTCTGGCAGACCTGCCCGCCTCCATGCCCGTCGGGACGAGGTAGGATCAGCTCGGGGAGGAGCTTGGGAGGAAGCAGTAGCTCCGGGCAACAGCAGCTCGGGGAGGAGCTTGGGAGGAAGCAGCAACTCTGGGCAGCAGCAGCTCCTCCGTGTCTCCCTCTCACGGATACCACCGTCACGACGCCCCCGCCGGCCACATCCATGATTGTAACTCGTCCCTGACGTCGTCTCGACAGATCGGGCACCGACGAAGTAGATCCGGCCGTTGGAGAAGGAAAAGAACCCATTTTGATCTGAAACTCCATGTGGCAGGGAGAGGAAGGGAGAGGGCGCCTCAGCGAGCGCTGTCGTGCGAGGAGGGATTGGGTGGAGCGggtggagagggagagggctccTCGGCCAGGGAGTGA includes:
- the LOC124691178 gene encoding ABC transporter F family member 4-like, whose protein sequence is MARKPSPSAAAAEAADNDSAVASAKPAELLEAAANCDGVQGHALFFDALVQLIPPRFYLSVDDEDRPYYQGLSKSAKAAMKAQSRANIKAARRARLDPAGPPSSTLDLLKKSVADQEAEEEEEEEEEQDKSQDEIQETGDEATTEGDDDGNDDAEEEEEDDGEKEEMLMAPAAVVSEDRSVTYEELRERLHRRITELRGNRCTRPEFLNKPQKEKSKKVKGSKVKNGKDEGTKRKREDADDAEGKDGKKHKKEADGKAPDIVYGNVLVDPKDARRRKKRKIKNKKKELEQAKRMQRAKEDPKKATKMAWDLATRRAAGEKVHDNPTLIRQSMKKDKKRQEKAAEQWKDRQKTVDSKRKEKQSARTENIRERAQEKKARKIEKREKKLMRPGFEGRKEGYVNK